The Candidatus Poribacteria bacterium genomic interval ACCACCTGCTCAACAGCAACCGGTAGAACAGCAGCCGCAACCGGAACCCGAACCGCCGCGAGTTGAACAAATGCCCCAACCGCAACCGGAACCAGAGCCACCGGCTGTCCTTCCGGGGTTGCCTGATGACATAGCAGGATATGATCAATGGCTGAAGTTGAACGCTCAACCGATCCCTCCCGCACCGGGCGGCGATCCGCATAATGGCACCAAAAATGTCTATGTCAATCAAACGCGTGAGAAGATTGCTCCGAATGGTCAGCAGCAGTTTCCTTATCCGGATGGCACGATTGTGGTGAAGGAAGCAACTCGTCCGGGCAGAGATTTTATTGGACTGGTCGCAGTGATGTGGAAAGAGGCAGGAAACCATCCCGACGCCGGCGATTGGAGATTTGAGGAATACCTGCGAGGCGCGCCGGACGCGGAGTTCCGCTTGGCTTTTGAAGGAGGGATCTGCATCGGCTGCCACTCAGGAGTTGCCGATACAGACTTTGTGTTTGTACCGCTCGAATAATAGTCAACGGCAAATCGTTATACATAAAGGAAGCTGCTAGATAGCCCGGAGTCGAGTGATTTTCTTGATATATCAGGCATCAATCCAATGCGATACATGCCGCCCCGCTGGGGCTTGGGGAATTGGTTTGCCGATGTGCTATACACATATCGCCCCTCTGGGGCTTTGTAGGTAAGGCAAGATGCCCGACCTACGGGTATAAGGGTCAACTTTATTGCGGCACACGTCACTAGCAACTTGCGTTATACATAAAGGAAGCTGCTAGTCATTGAAAAACCATTGATTTTCTTGTAGGGGCAGGGGCTATTCGCCTGTCAAGTGCTCTCTTTCGCTCCAGCGGAGCGATATGTCTATAGAACGGTGATAGAAGCAATCCCTGCGCTCCAGCGGAGCGCGATGTGTATAGAAAGAGCGAATCTGATAGATAATCTTAGTAAATTTGGTTATTTCTAGTAGATGTCGAGTATGGAAATTCGACCTACAAGTTACCTAGCAACTTACGTTATGCATTGAGGAGGTTATCAATTGGCATACAAATCTCAGTTTGGATTTTTGGTCTTCTTACTCAGCGCATTATTGGTTGTTTCTTTGATCTCTGATAGCGCAGCGCGCCCGGAGTTTGCGGCGATGGAGGACAAAGAGGCGGACCGCGCAACGCAATTGGACAGGTTTATGAGGATAACTACTTTGAGTTTCCTGAAGATTTCGATCCGGAAGCAATTATGGAGGAAGCGGAAGAGGTTCGCCAAAGACTCACAACAGCGGTCAACATTCGTACCGCTTATATCAAAACAGCCCATGTCGATCTCGAAGGACGCGCAAGAGCCACGTGTACCTCTTGCCACTCATCCGTTGATAGCTTTCTTCTGATGCAGGGCGAGTTGACTGTCAATGCACAAGCCTCGGACAAGCTCAGACTGACCCTCTCCAACAATATGGGAGCGACCCTCAATATGTTTGCGACGGTTGACGCTATCCCCAAACACCTCTACGTCAAAGTGGGACAATTCCGCGTTCCATTTGGTCTTAAACAGAGAGACCACAATATCTTGGTACGTCAGGGGTATAACCTCGGATCACATAAACGGGATGTCGGCATTGAAGTCGGGGGCACGTACGGCAAGTTGTTCTACAATGCTGCCGTGGTCAATGGAAATCGCAGCGCTGGACAAGCCGCGGATAGCAACCAACATAAAGGGATGGTTGCAACTGCCGGCAGTACGCTTGGTCCCGTCCGGGGAGGTGTCTCCTTTCTCCTTGATAGAGATAGAGATCTAGATCGTGAAATGATTGCAGGGGCGTTTTTAACAGCTGCCCTCAAAAATCTCACCCTCGAAGGCGAGTTCAATTTCGGGGGCAGTTTCGGCGATGATGAGGGCATCGGCTTCAGTGATGATGACATCGCATCCAAAGGTTACTATTTCGGTGCGAAATATCGCGTGATGCCGGAACTGATGCTCTCCGGACGTTATGGGTTGTTCGATCCGGATCGAATGGTCAAAGGGGATGGGAGCCAGCGTGTAACGCTTGCTGCACAATATATCTTTATGGAAAACGGTTCCCTTGAGCTATTCTATTGGTTCAACATCGCAAACGATAACCGCGATATAACGAGCACTGACCGCCAACTTGAGGGGATAGATCAGCTTATCTTGATGTCGCATTTCTGGTTCTGACACAGTTTTTGGGGAAACCTTCGAGAGATTTGATCTATAGGGGGATAGAATGTCAACTGCGACTAGTACAATATTTGGGCTTATTTTCCTTGGTCTGGGGAATGCTTCCGTGTTTTTGATGTATAAGCTGTGGGGGTATCCCTTCGACCATGAAACCCGCACCAGTGCCGCACCGAAATCGCTGATGTTTGTGCACCGAGCTATCGGCTATGCGTATCTGATCCTGTACATCTTCATGATGTGGCACATGGTGCCCCGCCTGTGGAATTATCAGGTTGAACTCCCACCGCGTACCGTTGCTCACCTGATGCTCGGCATCACAATCGGCGTCCTACTTCTGGTCAAAATTTCGATGAGGCGATGCCTTATATCGGGACAGGGCTCTTGATATGTACCTATCTGCTCATTGGTCTCTCCGTACCCTTCACATTGCGCGAAAGTGCCCTTCGGGTCAAGAGCAATATCTTCAGCGATGCTAGCCTCCAACGGACACATACACGACTGGAAATGGCGGGATTACCACCTGATGCACCACTTGATGAGCTGGCTACGAGGCGGAAATTGCGCGAGGGTCAGGACGTTCTGTTGAAGAAATGCGTTCAGTGCCACGATTTACGAACTATCTTAGCGCGTCCACGCACCCCACCTGATTGGGTGCGGACGGTGGATCGGATGGCAATCAAGCCGATGATAGGGGAACCGATTACCCTAGAAGATCAGTGGACGGTGTCCGCATATCTCATCGCTATCACGCCCGAACTGCAAGTTTCAGCGAAAGAGCAGCGGAAACAGCGAATGCAGGCTAGCCAAGCGCAAAACGCTT includes:
- a CDS encoding cytochrome P460 family protein → MIPKYLAPLILTLVIIACVIFVSCGDEGEVMTPEPPVPQQPSPDELMPEPPAQQQPVEQQPQPEPEPPRVEQMPQPQPEPEPPAVLPGLPDDIAGYDQWLKLNAQPIPPAPGGDPHNGTKNVYVNQTREKIAPNGQQQFPYPDGTIVVKEATRPGRDFIGLVAVMWKEAGNHPDAGDWRFEEYLRGAPDAEFRLAFEGGICIGCHSGVADTDFVFVPLE